GTAGCACACTGGGTCCTGCACCATGGCAGGAAGTTGGTCCGGGGGAGAAACCTGACCTTGTGGGCCCATCGGGTACTGATAGTGGTAGTCCTCCATGGGGCCCCACAGGCCCAACTCCCTCTCCAGGCTCTCCAACCACCGCTCCTTTCCCTCCTCTTGTCTGGTCGTGCTGGCGGCGTTGGCCTCCGTTGCATTGCCCTGGCACGGTGCTGGCGCTTCGGTGAACGGGCCGgcgctgccgccgtcgccgtctaTGATGCTCCACAGCTCCTGGTCGATGTCGATCTCTGGCAGATCGAGCAGCTCCTCCACCCAGCGGGCGCACACCGGTGGGGACGTGGACGATGCACAGGGCGACGACGGCACGGACACGGCCGGGCAGTACAGCTCCGGCACGGGGTCCACCAGGATGTCGAAGTCGAAGCCTGAGTCGAGCATGGGGGCCTCAAGATTTTTCAGGTCCAGCTCATCCGGCTCCTTGCTCGTGTTGCTCTGCTgttcgccggagtcgccgcTGGAGCAGTTAGTCGTCGTCGTGGACGAggatggcgacggcgacgggaTTGGCACCTCGGCGCCTGcgggtttcttcttcttcttggcgcCGGCGTTGTTCTCCTCCCCGCCCGGTGACACCCGCTTCTTCAAGTGCGTGTTCCAGAcgttcttgatctcgttgtcCGTCCTGCCCGGCAAGCACGACGCAATCTTCGACCACCTGGACACAATTTGATCGAACTCAATCAGTCCTCCGCTTCTCGGATTCAAGAACGGCAATTGAATTCTCCGGACACTGCACCGTACTTGTTGCCGAGCAGACCGTGCAGCTTTATGatggtctcctcctcctcggcggtgAAGTTGCCGCGCTTGAGGTCCGGCCGGAGGTAGTTGATCCACCGCAGCCGGCAGCTCTTCCCGCACCGCAGCAAACCTACGGAATGCAAAAACCATTAGAACTCCCATGCATGTGGCGATGATCAACACAGTGCTCGCGTTTTGAACGCCGGCCGGGCGTACGTACCTGCTTGCTTGGGCAGGGCGCGCCAGTTGGCGTGGCCGTACTTCTGAATGTAGGCGATGAGCCGCATGTCCTCCTCCGGCGTCCATGACCCCCTGTTGAGCCCCACCTTGGCGCAGCACGGTGCCCGGCCTTTCCCCATCCGTCCCAGCTGCAACAGCTCAAGCCCCTTCGTGTGATCGGCCGATCGCTCTTTGCCTCGCTCTCTCCGCGGGTGTTGCGACAGTGCCTCACTTGTGTCGGGCGTGTGCAAAGCTGCAACCGGGACACTGGCAGGGGCAGGCGTATATGTACACGCGCGCGCGGGTGAAATGCCGGGTGGGCTCGCGTCCCTGACCACAAGCCGCGGCCGTGTCGCGCTAGCTCTCGTGGCCCACCCCTCACCAAACCCCTTGTCGCCAGTCGCGACGGAGCCTGCCTACACCTGTCCTCTCGCTGCTTGAGCGAGCCAGTGGCGGCATTCCTCCGGCGAATCCACAAGCCGGGCTCGCGTTGCGTGTCCGTTGATTTCCGCGGTGGCGTGCCGACGGTCGCACGGGGCGGGGCCTCTCGGCGGCCGGGCCGCGATCTCGCGGGGCGTCGTGTGATCTCGGTGGGGGCCTTGCTTGCCCACCTGGGTATCTGAGTTGGATGCCCCTGGTACGGCTCGGGATCGCGTGGCCTTCCCCGCGTTTGGACGTGTAATTGCTTGGTGTGGCGTGAGTTGAATTACGGCGACATGGTTGCATCAGACTGGATTAATGGAGGATCAGGGAAAAGCATGTTTTGGGAAAAGCGAAAAAGGAGATAAATCAGGACAGGGATAGTAGCTAAAATCGCTTCTTTCTTTTATGATTTGTCGAGATCAACATAGATGGTAGGGAACAGAGAGCAAATTGTGCACTTTGCTTGAAACCAAATCCATTGAAGCAGTTCGTACTACAGTTCTCAACCTTTGGTAGGTCTGTCGATACGGTTTACTAGCTTGCAGATAGGGTAATTTAGAGTCATACACAGAGGAATATGAGAATAAAAAGCGGACTGCAACCTGATAACAGATAGTTAAATGCTCATTTTGTTTTTACATCGAAAACGAAAGAACTCCAGGGTACGGGCGGGTAAGAATATGATCCACAGCAAGAGGATTGGGGAAGTTTTCAGTTTCCGCAGCTGAAGATTtgttgaaagtatttttcatgttttccacCTCCTGCCGCTATATATCTTTAAACTGTCCTTTCTAGAAATTCCATTGACAGTGGGCACATTAAAAGATGGAAGAATATGTGCAAATTGCCCATTGAAATGCTCAATTATCAAATTTTGTAGTTCTacataaattgcaaaaatgcTGGAATTTGGTACGTACTACTCACATTATTTTCCTCCAGTTAAGATGTTAGTATCAACGTTGTCATAGAAACTTACAAACAGTGGAAAGTATGGCTGTACTCTAACAGAACAGATACTTAGTCTGGCTCGTGTTTatgcatatttttcagagaaagCAGTTTTTAAAAATGTTTATGTATATATTTGCTTTAAGATAATCTCCTCGTATCAAGCTCCCTTCCTTCCAAGACGTAACTACTACCTACTCGTTGTCTTTCATCTGTATGGCGCCTCTCGTCGTTGATCAAACACCAAGCTGATTtgctaattaaaaaattaaattcttGAGCTGATCACTTACTTGCAGTGCAAGCACGCAACATGTAGCTGTTCTAATCCACAACAACACGCCTACATAATCCGTGATGTTACCCAAGGCCAGATTAATTGGAGTCCAACTTCACTTCTGTATCCATCCCGATTTGTGAACAGACATAGTCAAGTACCCGACCAATCAATGATTGTTGGATCCCAAGAACAGATGTTCACCTCAGACTTACTACTTCAGAGTTCTTACCGCTAAGGGCATACTTTTTGTGAAAGCAAATTCTTGTTTGTGCTTAATTAGCTGCCAAATTTAGCAGGTGATGAATACTTTGACCAGCCAACTTCAGAGTTCTTACCGCTAAGGGCATACTTTTTGTGAAAGCAAATTCTCGTTTGTGCTTAATTAGCTGCCAAATTTAGCAGGTGAATATTTTGACCAGCCAACTACATGCATGCAGGCAGACGGCCGGTGCCACGTCGCCTTAATTATTTGGTTGCAATGGAAAGCAAGAAACTTACTCGTTGTGTGCCAATGAAATACTACTCACAAAGCTCACATTTGGAATTGGAAATGAGACGCGTGCTTCATCCGTTTGAAAAAAGAAACAGCAAACGTGCACATGCctgttgcaaaaaaaatatatttctaagAGCAGTAGGAAAGGATCACATTTTTTTGTTGGAATCTTGATTCCTGTAGCGAGTCCGACAACGCTGCTAAACTGACACAACCATCAACAAAGAACTGAGATGGTTCGGAGTCTTGAGACCGCTACATATAAAAGATTCTACGGTTGGTGAGTTGTGACATATCTTTTAATTCCAATTGCAAATTGTATGTAACTATAGTTATGTCCTTATCTCGAGATGCTGCTCTCGCTACCGACCCTTGATCGATAAGGCAGCAGGCTGAGTGGCAGGGTGGAAAGGGCACTTCTTCAATCTGGTCAGCCGGGTGACCTTGGCCAAGTCTGTCCCCACAGCTCTACCCATCTATATCATGACCACACACTAACTACCATTATACGTTCGTAAGTGACTAGAGAAAATCATGCGGACATGGATATAGGTGGGCACAGAGGAAGCCAGAGGCGCAAAATGCAGGGTGACATGGGATCAAGTATACCGACCGAAGGAACTTGGTGGTCTTAGAATTCTACACCTAGAAAAATTTGGTCGCGCGTTCCGACTACGTTGGTTGTGGTTCGCCTGGACTTTGCCAGACAAACCACGGGTTGGCCTTGAGCTTCATTGTGATGACATGGTCTACACCCTCTTCAATTCAGTCACAACAGTCACTATGGGGAATGGGTGCACGACTAAGTTCTAGAACAACAGCTGGTTGTTTGGCACCGCACCGCGAAACATTGCATCGTCCATGTATGCAGAGCTTCGCCCACGCCCACGCATGGTGAGGGCAACACTGAGCAACGATAAATGGATCGATGACATATGGAATGGCATCACACCGGCCTTGCTGCTAGACTACGTTCAGCTCTGAAGAGCTTTGAGAGGTATTGTTCTGATCGAGGAGCTGGACTCCATCATTTGACGACTGATAGCCTCAAGTTGCTATTATGCAAGATTAGGATATCTCTGTCAATTCGATGGAAGTATATTAGTTGATTTTTCCCCGCTCATCTAGGAACCGTGGGCGCCCCcgtgaataattttttttgcctagCTCCTCATCTAGCACCGCATCTACACGACGGATCGTCTACTGTGTCGAGGCTAGTTGAATTCATATTTCTACCCTCTATGTATACGCAACCTAGAGACCATTGACCACCTGTTCCGTGAATGTTTTTACACCACTCAAGTTTGGTGCACGGTTGCTGCCTGGTCAAATATGTCGACCCTTTCATCAATGGGCCCCCTCTTATTGGTGACGTCAATGCATTACAACCACGCCACCAGCGGCATGTCGCAAGCTAACGAGCCTAGTGCTACTCACTGTCTGAAATCCGTGGAAGGAGCATAACCGATGAATCTTTGATGAAAAGCACAACTCCCTAGGCGCACTCTGCTCTCTTATCAAGGGTGAGTTTAATGTTTGGGTTGGTGCGAAATAAATAGATCCGTTTACTGTATAGTCGGTGTAGTAtagtgtagttttttttttctttgtttctttgatttcttttctaGGATCTTTGTACcatgtcttttttttctccttcctatgaATGAATAAGCATTTCTCCTGCttttcgtcaaaaaaaaaaaaagttatgtcCTCCAAGCATGATGTATATAGGTGATTGCCGAAAGAAAATTAATACTGTTTTCGATGAAGAGAAACTGGTGCTCTTCAACAACCTGCAGTGCAAGCACCCAATATGTAGTAGTTCTAATCCACAAGATTTTACGGTAGCAGTTagttgtctttttcttttttggtgaaATCAAATTCTTGTTTATACTTAGAGTGAATtgcataaaactacaagtattacgCCATTCGtagcacaaaactacaagtattgtaaatagtaacacaaaactacaggTATTGTacactaatttcacacaaaatccGATTTTAATTATATTCACTTAAAAATGGTCTTATGTTTCTCCATAAATCTTAAAAATTTTGTTcatgttccataattcatgtgcaaactattttaattagactcatccaaaaaaaatccgtgtataatttaaactaaaattctctaaaaacactacttttataattcctaataattgttagagtctcaaataaaaccctaaaaatatgaaaaaaaaaattctagtttACAtaaattttttggtgaatctagttaaaatggattgcacatggattatggaatatatacaaaactttctagaatttttagagaaatataaAAGTATCTTTTTAATCTAATTAGAATCGGGTTTTGTATTAAATTAGTgcataatacttatagttttataccACTAgacacaatacttatagttttatattacaaatagcataatattaattattttgtgCAACTCACTATTAATTGGCTGCCAAATTTGACAAGAGGATGCTTTGACCAACCAACTACATGCATGCACATACACACAGGTCCAGTGCCTCGCTGTCTTTGTTATTCATTGCGGTCAGTGCAGCATACAACTCACTAACCTCACACTTGCAATTTGGAAATGAACTGTGTGCTCCatccgttaaaaaaaaaacaaccctTGCACACGCTCGTTGCGAAATATTCCCAATAGCAATAAGAaatgatcattttttttcttgttggagTCTTGATTCCTGTAGCGAGCCCGAAAACAGTGCTTGTCAAAATcggttaaaaaataaacaaatctCACTTATGTGCTGAGCCCAAGAATCAATCTCAACATACAAtgactttattgatgataatcattacaatatccatatcTTAACCGACAAACCATCTTACAAAAGACCTCCAAAGGTCGAAGAATCGAACACTGCAGCGGATCCCACGCGTACTCTTTATCTTCACGGATAACTCTATAGGATAAATCGATATAGAACATCTCCTAATATTTCACCTCCTTAAAATCTTGCAACTCTTTTCTAATTAAGTGTTTGGTTataacaagtgtgagcacatatcgtactcagcaagttgtgaaggaaatggTGTGTATATGAAGGTtttaacaagaatatggctgtcagtgacatgggaatcaggggtccccgagtcccgaggtcaggatAGCAGAataccacgtggcgccttccctcggggactatctccccgaggcccgagaagacccagttccgggaggggtgttcggggccgtgaacagcggtCCCCGaatacccgtagttccccgaggacccgagaagacacgcTTCCGAAAGAGGGAGCTCGAGGCAgggtgaacagtggtccccaagtacccgtaGTTCTCTAAGGACCCGAAAAGACACTGTCCcaggagagagcgctcggggccatgaacagtggcccccgagcacccggagttccccgaggaccgagaagagacatatccgggagaggatgctcggggctataaacagtagtccccgagcacccagagttctccgaggacctaaaaagccggtggaccccacaagggctcagcggtgaggtgtcagttggtaagaggcccgatgctgcatttaagagggagcatggcctgtcacgtccaaccactccccccacccttgttgtcagtccctgccacctcctGGCAGGacggtgtggggacatttaatgcgacgggtcccatcacaCGTCACCCTGCGCGGCTTggggatatcgtcgctgggctcgaggtaTATCGCCTACCgcctgctgtgtcagatctgctctgaccgagcgggcacgcggAGTTGCTCGGCAACTGCCCGGTaggcccccctgctgcacccgctaaaaggtGGAGTAATGGACGACAGGACCGGccaagggcgcattttcaacctctCGTAACATCAAACaacagccccatgatggttgctttccatttatagctcCTGGGAACTCGTgtcctcctttctgggcacgccaagcctcccccgacTAGATAAAAGGGGGTGCACCCCGGAGAAGGACAGCTGAAGACAAGTTTTAGAAGTTGAAGAAGCCTGAACAAGCTTGGATgaatcgaagaagaagaagctctaacACACAGTTAGAggtcggcacttgaagaccgaagctctagacttagacagaaaaatcttgtaacacaagagatccagagaaagacattctcagagcattaatagcatacacacatgagtagtgtattacgctccgtacgacccgaacctgtctaaaattccttaagcatttactcccactagcagacgatcatctgtcccgcctacatctcacatactcgcattaaatccacgtacgaggtagactcagaatcatccccccggcctaatctcaaagggggtccctcaggatccccgcttgaggagttcatcctccgacagcggcTAAATGGCTCTTTTTTATAAAACAATATTTAAGTAAAACAATTTGAAAaatgataataattaagtgaataacaaaccacctcaagatttcatccATCTTGACCTAGTCAACTGACCACTTCAATCAAGGTTCTAACTACTAATGTTAAaaaaccaacacctcaaccatggctcctaCCATCAAAGTTAAACTACTTaccaaccacctcaaccacgatTCCCATCATCGTGACTGACCCATCCCACCACACAATTGACCACACTAACTaaaccatcaagttataatcatggtaggttctttatgccgctcatgaccatgagcacggctgaatattcagttttgacactgcagaggttgtactttatctataagtcatgatttcatcacccacaAGCAGGTGACTAAGTTTTCATTTTGCCCGTGCTAATAAGGCACACTGCACACTACCTAAGGTGCGTggtcaggagatcactacaaagcttTTACAATGTCCCTCTTAACACATGtgtacccgctaaggtttcactaccgCGTGATTctacctcaacaacggaagcctcCTCTTGcacctttcggatcccaagacatcgtcctTTTACCGCTCTTCTAtttggtctacactatgctgttagtaagcaaattacttatCTAAATCCGTCTCATACTAgtcttgtggttgtactataaacacagaaatGTCACCCTATGAACCGAtctttagatttgagcaagactaccactttcccatcACACACAAGCCTTGTCgtaccacttgctcaaatccccataccatgttgctacaaaaattattccattatATTTTAACATTGTTGCAtatgaccattatcaagttcgtggaataattatcatgattaccatcccaaaatAAGGCTAAgaatcatctacccttccataatcCAAAACCATATTATGGCAACAaggatgataaaaaaaattaagctaAAGCCTAACACTTGAGATTcccaataaattattagcatccatgtttataaaaaaaatatttataaaactagaataaaaatgatcaagaacacaacttgtctTCACTTGATTCAGTTAGGTCTTCAGCGAAATCTCGGTCTTGAAatccttctagctccttcagAATGTTGGTGTCTACTCACGAACAATAAGCAAAAAAgcaacacataaacactaaaataaaaaagaaccaaatatcacacaataaacaacatcacatacaagatcacgCTTTTCTGGATAATCTGGCGAAATAACAGGTCTAAACGGAGTTATggttaacaagttatgattttttaaagatcAAAACaagactaaaaagattaactacaagTGAAATTATGTTGATAGGAATTTCCTATTACTTTTCCAAAGTCACCTATGATTTTCTgagatttttaggatttttctaaaatttattagcatttactttaattattaagctttatagaaaaattaagtacaattaaaaaaatttaaaaatattattaaacattACTATAACTATTTCAGAGTTTATCCTATTTATggaatttttttctctagaaaacattatttaaaccataggaaaaacattaaacaaaattaaaaaaacatttatTGGAATTTAAAaccataaaaaattaaataaacctgtaaaatattattagaaattaatttccttttattattgttttctagaattatttttgcaatgagaaactatttattgcgcaaCATTTAAGTATTATGACGCCATCACAACGATTAAAacgaataaaagaaaataaacgcAGACTCGGCATGCTGACTGGGTTGtttggctgatgtggcatgacacatcagcagattTGCTGAGGTGGCAGGCTGACTCGGAGAGATGACATGGTAAAAGGCTGACTTGGATTATGATGGACACATGGTGGTCTCTGATTGGCCAACAAAGGGGTACGAGATCcttttaatctagaccgttgaAACAAGATCGAATGGCTAGGGTTAACTCAGTTGATCTCCGACGAACAAAGGTGACGGTGGCAGCAGACAGCCGGATTATCGCCGAACTCATGTCGCATTGTGCAAAGTTCTTCGACGTGCGGCAGAAAAAGATCAGAGGGTTGCGACAAACTTGTATGAGCTACACATGGTCGTTGGCGAAGAGCAAAGAGGGCTAGCCGCGGCGCGAGATAGGCTACGTGTTTCGACGACGCGCAGGGGGCTCTCGGTTGTGGTTCTCTTGGCGAGAGCTAGGGGAAAACTTGGGTGGCCCAGGAGGAGGCTCGTTAGGAACATGTATATACCCCTGGGCTTGGAAGAGTCCAGTCTTGGCACGATGAGGGTCTAGGGAGGGGTATGGTGGCGGCAGATCCAAAACTTAGTTGATCTTCTTCTGTTTGAATGCTTTCGGTTAGAGATAAGTAGCAAAGGTCTCGTGCGTCCCACAGAGTCCATCTAGCGAAGCTTCGGTAAGAATCCCCTTCTCTATCACGTTGGATTTTCTCAATTTTGAAGCAGCAGGCAGTTTCATCTTCGACTCGGATCCTTCAATCTCTTCGCGCCTTGGTGGAGATAAGGCAGGCGAGCTTTAGTAGAGTCCATGTGGTGTCGGACTCGTTGGTCTCCAGGAGTCTTTGGTTGCAACTCGGTCGGCTCAGGTGTG
This genomic window from Phragmites australis chromosome 7, lpPhrAust1.1, whole genome shotgun sequence contains:
- the LOC133924877 gene encoding myb-related protein Zm1-like; the protein is MGKGRAPCCAKVGLNRGSWTPEEDMRLIAYIQKYGHANWRALPKQAGLLRCGKSCRLRWINYLRPDLKRGNFTAEEEETIIKLHGLLGNKWSKIASCLPGRTDNEIKNVWNTHLKKRVSPGGEENNAGAKKKKKPAGAEVPIPSPSPSSSTTTTNCSSGDSGEQQSNTSKEPDELDLKNLEAPMLDSGFDFDILVDPVPELYCPAVSVPSSPCASSTSPPVCARWVEELLDLPEIDIDQELWSIIDGDGGSAGPFTEAPAPCQGNATEANAASTTRQEEGKERWLESLERELGLWGPMEDYHYQYPMGPQGQVSPPDQLPAMVQDPVCYFQAGPTPATLQGPECSVILTSNQMVL